A window from Moritella yayanosii encodes these proteins:
- the sdhA gene encoding succinate dehydrogenase flavoprotein subunit — MSIPVREFDAVVIGAGGAGMRAALSISKSGKSCALLSKVFPTRSHTVSAQGGITVALGNSHEDDWRWHMYDTVKGSDYIGDQDAIEFMCKTGPEAILELEHMGLPFSRFEDGTIYQRPFGGQSLEYGGAQAARTAAAADRTGHALLHLLYQQNIKNETKVFSEWYALDLVKNDEGIITGCTAIDIETGEICYFKTKATVFATGGAGRIYSSTTNAHINTGDGIGMAIRAGIPVQDMEMWQFHPTGIAGAGVLVTEGCRGEGGYLLNKDGERFMERYAPNAKDLASRDVVARAMMTEIREGRACDGPWGPHLKLKLDHLGEDVLESRLPGICELSRTFAHVDPVKEPIPVIPTCHYMMGGLPANINGEVLTRKEDGSMEVVAGLFAVGEIACVSVHGANRLGGNSLLDLVVFGRAAGNYLGKVLDTIPEPTEATDANVDASLERLNRWENNKEGEDPVQIRKDLQQCMQLNFSVFREGESMAEGLEQLRAIRKRLQNARLDDNSREFNTQRIECLELDNLMETAFATAHAANFRTESRGAHSRFDYPDRDDENWLCHSLYLPETEEMTTREVNLSPNLLTDEQLKHFVPKPRVY; from the coding sequence GTGAGTATTCCAGTTCGCGAATTTGATGCAGTAGTAATTGGTGCCGGTGGTGCTGGTATGCGTGCTGCGCTATCAATATCTAAATCAGGTAAAAGTTGTGCACTTTTATCAAAAGTTTTTCCAACACGTTCACATACGGTATCTGCTCAAGGTGGTATTACCGTAGCGTTAGGTAATTCACATGAAGATGATTGGAGATGGCACATGTACGATACTGTTAAAGGCTCTGATTATATCGGAGACCAAGACGCTATCGAATTTATGTGTAAAACGGGTCCTGAAGCCATTTTAGAACTTGAGCATATGGGTCTGCCATTCTCTCGTTTTGAAGATGGTACTATTTACCAACGCCCATTTGGTGGCCAGTCATTAGAATACGGTGGCGCACAGGCGGCTCGTACAGCGGCTGCAGCTGACCGTACCGGTCATGCGTTATTACATTTGTTGTATCAGCAAAATATTAAAAACGAAACCAAAGTATTTTCTGAATGGTATGCGTTAGACCTCGTTAAAAATGACGAAGGTATTATCACTGGTTGTACTGCAATTGATATTGAAACTGGCGAAATCTGCTACTTCAAAACCAAAGCAACGGTATTTGCAACGGGTGGCGCTGGCCGTATCTATTCTTCAACAACGAATGCACACATTAATACGGGTGACGGTATTGGTATGGCGATTCGTGCAGGTATTCCAGTACAAGACATGGAAATGTGGCAGTTCCACCCTACGGGTATTGCTGGCGCAGGTGTGTTGGTAACTGAAGGTTGTCGTGGTGAAGGTGGTTATCTTCTAAATAAAGATGGTGAACGTTTCATGGAACGTTATGCGCCTAACGCGAAAGATCTTGCTAGTCGAGACGTAGTTGCTCGTGCAATGATGACTGAAATACGTGAAGGTCGTGCGTGTGATGGTCCTTGGGGTCCGCATCTAAAACTTAAACTTGATCACTTAGGTGAAGACGTACTTGAATCTCGTTTACCGGGTATTTGTGAATTATCACGTACATTCGCCCACGTAGATCCAGTTAAAGAACCAATTCCTGTTATTCCGACTTGTCACTATATGATGGGTGGTTTACCTGCAAATATTAATGGCGAAGTATTAACACGCAAAGAAGATGGCAGCATGGAAGTTGTTGCCGGTCTATTTGCTGTTGGTGAAATAGCTTGCGTATCTGTACATGGAGCCAATCGTTTAGGTGGTAACTCATTGCTTGATCTGGTTGTATTTGGTCGTGCTGCAGGTAACTATTTAGGTAAAGTGCTTGATACAATCCCAGAGCCCACTGAAGCAACAGACGCTAACGTTGATGCATCTCTTGAGCGTTTAAATCGCTGGGAAAATAACAAAGAAGGTGAAGACCCTGTTCAAATCCGTAAAGATCTACAACAATGTATGCAACTTAACTTCTCAGTATTCCGTGAAGGTGAGTCAATGGCCGAAGGTCTTGAGCAACTTAGAGCGATTCGTAAGCGTTTACAAAATGCACGCTTAGATGACAACTCAAGAGAGTTCAATACCCAGCGTATCGAATGTCTAGAGCTCGACAATCTGATGGAAACTGCATTTGCAACCGCACATGCGGCTAATTTCCGTACCGAAAGCCGTGGCGCGCACAGTCGTTTTGATTATCCAGATCGTGATGATGAGAATTGGTTATGTCATTCACTGTACTTACCTGAAACTGAAGAAATGACAACGCGTGAAGTGAATCTTTCACCGAATTTGTTAACTGATGAACAGTTGAAGCACTTTGTGCCGAAACCACGCGTTTACTAA
- the sdhD gene encoding succinate dehydrogenase, hydrophobic membrane anchor protein, producing the protein MVTNAASYGRSGTHDFIMIRATAIIMALYTFYFVGFVAFNDLTYQVWSDFFASTGNKVFTLLTLIAIVIHAWIGVWQVLTDYVKPTGLRGALQFILTTIAFIYALVGFVTLWGL; encoded by the coding sequence ATGGTAACTAACGCAGCAAGCTATGGTCGTAGTGGTACTCATGATTTTATCATGATCCGTGCAACTGCTATCATCATGGCACTTTATACATTTTATTTTGTTGGTTTCGTTGCATTTAACGACCTTACTTATCAAGTCTGGTCTGATTTTTTTGCAAGTACTGGCAATAAAGTATTCACTCTTCTTACCCTTATCGCAATCGTCATCCATGCGTGGATTGGTGTGTGGCAGGTATTAACTGACTATGTTAAACCAACCGGTTTACGTGGTGCATTACAGTTTATTTTAACGACCATCGCATTTATTTATGCGCTTGTTGGTTTTGTTACTCTTTGGGGGTTATAA
- the sdhC gene encoding succinate dehydrogenase cytochrome b556 subunit — protein MSNIVKKQRPVNLDLRTISMPIAAIASILHRISGVIMLFAVGILLWLLAESLSSEQGFQNAQEIVSGFFGAFILWGILTALAYHIVGGIRHLLMDMGYFEELESGALSAKVSFVATAVLSILAGIMVW, from the coding sequence GTGAGCAATATCGTGAAAAAGCAAAGACCTGTAAATTTAGATCTGCGGACTATTAGCATGCCAATTGCAGCAATCGCATCGATCCTACACCGAATATCAGGTGTAATAATGCTATTTGCTGTGGGTATCCTGCTATGGTTACTGGCAGAATCGTTATCCTCTGAGCAAGGTTTCCAAAATGCACAAGAAATTGTGTCTGGTTTCTTTGGTGCGTTCATTCTTTGGGGAATCCTAACCGCACTTGCATATCATATTGTAGGTGGTATCCGTCATTTATTGATGGATATGGGCTATTTCGAAGAACTTGAATCGGGTGCATTAAGTGCGAAAGTATCTTTTGTTGCAACCGCTGTTTTATCAATCCTAGCGGGGATAATGGTATGGTAA
- a CDS encoding citrate synthase: MANLKATLNLPGQEPVELPILSGTAGHDVIDIRTLGSTGYFTHDPGFMATSSCESKITYIDGEEGILLHRGYAIDDLAFNAEYLEVCYIILYGDAPSKEQYAQFKATVHKHTMVHEQFASFFKGFRRDSHPMAILCGVSGALAAFYHDSLDVTNQRHREISAFRLLSKMPTIAAMCYKYSIGQPFVYPDNSLSYAGNFLKMMFSVPCEDYVVNPVIEKAMDRIFTLHADHEQNASTSTVRLAGSSGANPFACIAAGIASLWGPAHGGANEACLTMLLEIGTVDRIPEFIARAKDKEDPFRLMGFGHRVYKSKDPRATVMRQSCHEVLKELNTNDPLLDVAMELERIALEDPYFIEKKLYPNVDFYSGITLRAIGIPVSMFTVIFALGRTVGWIAHWNEMLSQPGQKISRPRQLYTGEAHRPFIKIDDRD; this comes from the coding sequence ATGGCTAATCTAAAGGCCACGTTAAACCTACCCGGCCAAGAGCCAGTTGAACTTCCGATTTTATCTGGTACAGCTGGTCACGATGTTATCGACATCCGTACCCTAGGTAGTACAGGATATTTCACCCATGATCCAGGTTTTATGGCAACGTCATCGTGTGAGTCTAAAATCACTTATATTGACGGTGAAGAAGGTATCCTACTACATCGCGGTTACGCTATTGATGATTTAGCGTTCAATGCCGAATATTTAGAAGTTTGTTATATTATTCTTTATGGTGATGCACCATCTAAAGAACAATATGCACAATTCAAAGCGACAGTGCATAAACACACTATGGTGCATGAGCAATTTGCATCTTTCTTTAAAGGTTTCCGCCGCGACTCTCATCCAATGGCGATCCTTTGTGGTGTGTCAGGCGCACTTGCAGCTTTCTATCATGATTCGCTAGATGTGACTAATCAACGTCACCGAGAAATTTCGGCATTCCGTTTATTATCTAAAATGCCGACAATTGCTGCCATGTGTTACAAATATTCAATCGGGCAACCTTTTGTATACCCTGACAACAGCCTTTCATACGCTGGTAACTTCCTTAAAATGATGTTCTCTGTACCGTGTGAAGATTATGTAGTTAATCCTGTTATAGAAAAAGCAATGGACCGTATCTTTACGCTACATGCAGATCATGAACAAAATGCATCTACATCAACAGTTCGACTTGCTGGTTCGTCAGGTGCTAACCCATTTGCATGTATCGCAGCGGGTATTGCATCACTATGGGGTCCTGCTCACGGTGGTGCAAATGAAGCTTGCCTAACTATGCTTCTAGAGATCGGTACAGTTGATCGTATTCCTGAGTTTATCGCTCGAGCGAAAGACAAAGAAGACCCGTTCCGTCTAATGGGCTTTGGTCATCGTGTTTATAAGAGTAAAGATCCACGAGCTACAGTGATGCGTCAGAGTTGCCACGAAGTACTAAAAGAGCTAAACACTAATGATCCACTATTAGATGTAGCGATGGAACTAGAGCGTATTGCGCTTGAAGACCCTTACTTTATCGAGAAGAAACTATATCCAAATGTAGATTTCTACTCAGGTATTACATTACGTGCTATTGGTATCCCTGTTTCTATGTTCACGGTTATTTTTGCATTAGGCCGTACTGTAGGTTGGATTGCTCATTGGAACGAAATGTTAAGTCAACCAGGACAAAAAATTAGTCGTCCTCGTCAGTTATATACTGGTGAAGCACACCGTCCATTTATAAAAATTGACGATAGAGATTAG
- the kdsB gene encoding 3-deoxy-manno-octulosonate cytidylyltransferase has product MSFIVIIPSRYQSSRLPGKPLVDICGKTMIQRVAEQALQSGASRVVVATDDVRIEQAVTALGYEVCMTSPTHNSGTERLAEVCSKLGFNDDDIIVNVQGDEPLIPPRIIEQVATNLGKQSEARMATLSVAITDVEDVFNPNTVKVVTDKQGYALYFSRAPIPYHRDNFMHEPVTEIKPVYQRHIGIYAYRAGFIRDYVQWAETELEKIESLEQLRVLWHGEKIHVAEALEVPAAGVDTPEDLDVVRNIVSAQ; this is encoded by the coding sequence ATGAGTTTTATCGTTATCATCCCATCGCGTTATCAATCAAGTCGCTTACCGGGTAAGCCGCTAGTTGATATATGTGGTAAAACAATGATCCAACGCGTTGCCGAGCAAGCTTTGCAAAGTGGTGCTTCACGTGTTGTTGTTGCTACTGATGATGTGCGTATTGAACAAGCGGTAACAGCATTAGGTTATGAAGTGTGTATGACGTCACCTACACATAACTCAGGTACCGAACGTTTAGCTGAAGTATGCAGTAAGTTAGGCTTTAATGATGATGATATTATTGTCAATGTTCAAGGTGATGAACCGCTTATACCTCCACGTATTATTGAGCAAGTAGCAACTAACCTAGGAAAACAAAGCGAAGCGCGGATGGCGACCTTGTCTGTTGCTATTACCGATGTCGAAGACGTCTTTAATCCGAATACGGTAAAAGTGGTGACGGATAAGCAAGGTTATGCTCTGTATTTCAGTCGTGCGCCGATCCCCTATCATCGTGATAACTTTATGCACGAGCCGGTGACAGAGATTAAGCCAGTTTATCAACGTCATATTGGTATCTACGCTTACCGTGCTGGTTTTATTCGTGATTACGTGCAGTGGGCAGAAACTGAACTTGAAAAAATAGAATCATTAGAGCAGTTACGTGTACTTTGGCATGGTGAGAAAATTCATGTTGCAGAAGCGCTTGAAGTACCCGCCGCAGGTGTTGATACACCAGAAGACCTTGATGTTGTACGTAATATTGTGAGTGCACAGTAA
- a CDS encoding Trm112 family protein — translation MTLDHNLLEIIACPVCKGKLHFDKSNNELICNADRLAYPITEGIPVLIEVKARQLTSEELAK, via the coding sequence ATGACTCTGGATCATAACTTACTTGAAATTATTGCTTGTCCTGTATGTAAAGGTAAATTACATTTTGACAAAAGCAATAACGAACTTATCTGTAATGCGGACCGTCTTGCTTACCCAATCACGGAAGGTATCCCTGTATTAATTGAAGTTAAAGCACGTCAGTTAACCTCAGAAGAGTTAGCTAAATGA
- the lpxK gene encoding tetraacyldisaccharide 4'-kinase has protein sequence MNIEEDIWYGNHWSKWLLAPLSITFAVITGCRRALFKSGIKASIKPSVPTIVVGNITVGGTGKTPLVVYLCEQLTAAGYKPGVISRGYGSKAPQYPYIVNSDSPVAHSGDEPFMLQQRTRCPLVISPVRTDAAAHLLAHFDVDIIITDDGLQHYAMQRDIELIVIDGKRRLGNGHLLPMGPLREGPWRLDTADFVICNGGNGLAGELNMLLVAAPLRKVTNNAVAVADQSISMVAIAGIGNPQRFYTTLAQHDYVIEEHLSFPDHHAFTAAEIEQFAAGRTVIMTEKDAVKCQSFAQDNWYYLPVNASLDSDFLPQLLLKLKELTHDSGS, from the coding sequence GTGAACATAGAAGAGGATATTTGGTATGGTAACCATTGGTCAAAATGGTTACTGGCACCGCTTAGTATCACTTTTGCAGTTATCACTGGCTGTCGTCGGGCACTATTTAAATCGGGTATTAAAGCCAGTATAAAACCAAGCGTGCCGACTATTGTGGTTGGTAATATTACGGTTGGTGGTACGGGGAAGACGCCGCTGGTTGTATATTTGTGTGAGCAATTGACGGCGGCTGGCTATAAACCCGGTGTTATTAGTCGGGGTTATGGCTCGAAAGCGCCGCAATATCCCTATATTGTTAATTCGGATTCACCTGTTGCGCATAGTGGAGATGAACCATTCATGTTGCAGCAACGTACTCGATGCCCATTAGTTATTAGTCCTGTGCGTACTGATGCTGCGGCGCACTTATTAGCCCATTTCGATGTGGACATTATTATTACTGATGACGGCTTGCAACATTATGCCATGCAACGAGACATCGAATTAATCGTCATCGATGGAAAACGCCGGCTTGGTAATGGTCATTTATTACCGATGGGACCGTTACGCGAAGGTCCGTGGCGTTTAGATACGGCTGATTTTGTGATCTGTAATGGTGGTAACGGTTTGGCTGGTGAGCTCAATATGTTATTAGTGGCTGCGCCATTACGTAAAGTAACAAATAATGCAGTGGCGGTAGCGGATCAGTCTATATCGATGGTTGCAATCGCCGGTATTGGTAATCCGCAGCGTTTTTATACTACGTTAGCACAACACGATTATGTGATTGAAGAACATCTTTCATTTCCTGATCATCATGCTTTTACTGCCGCTGAAATTGAACAGTTTGCAGCAGGTCGAACCGTTATTATGACCGAAAAAGATGCTGTTAAGTGTCAATCTTTTGCTCAGGATAATTGGTATTATTTACCGGTAAACGCAAGTTTAGATAGCGATTTTTTACCGCAGTTATTATTAAAATTAAAGGAATTAACCCATGACTCTGGATCATAA